The Arachis hypogaea cultivar Tifrunner chromosome 19, arahy.Tifrunner.gnm2.J5K5, whole genome shotgun sequence genome has a window encoding:
- the LOC112778481 gene encoding uncharacterized protein — protein sequence MADVPPPSLSELMQMVAELQQANQRMANENQIMAAQIAELNHARIEHNDAHRQQAEDEEHQSQPTHVSETAQHEEQQHEDEKEESEDLVGPFTEEVMNFELPKRFTLPLTLTPYDGLGDPRKFIKKFRSIMIVNGSISRFYQLAKLFEEHFAGSAIYLHDSDYLNTIKQGTNESLKDYMTRFTKVAINIPDLHPEVHLHAIKSGLRPGKFQETIAIAKPKTLAEFREKAKGQIDIEELRQARKSDKSHFREEDKSSTIKKSFKLTPRFDSYTQFNTKREDIIKEILNSKLIKPPRKAGTYQDAKHVDKSKYCAFHQKHGHNTDDCVVAKDLLERLARQGHLDKYISGHIQKRSHSSTTNDLSEQNRGKEKAASNQYERRRGIINCISGGYASGGYSNSARKRSFRAICSVEGPKQDVAINNPQPEVTFTQADLNSNIQNLDDPVVITLQLGDLLVKKVLLDPGSSADVLFYSTFQKMKLSDNMLQTAGGDLVGFSGERVPILGSVWLQTTLGEQPFSKTNDIQYLVVDCFSPYNLILGRPFLNKFGAIVSTVHLCVKFPVQGDQVATIHGDHKEARQCYNISLKFQNRATQQVNNVDLNQKEGILADLDPRADFLERPKPSDDLQKYISTMTLTNLHM from the exons ATGGCTGACGTACCGCCTCCATCACTGTCCGAACTCATGCAAATGGTAGCTGAGCTACAACAAGCTAATCAGCGGATGGCTAACGAGAACCAAATAATGGCTGCTCAAATTGCCGAACTAAATCATGCTCGGATTGAACACAATGATGCTCATCGCCAACAGGCGGAGGACGAGGAACATCAATCCCAACCGACCCATGTTTCAGAAACCGCTCAACATGAAGAGCAGCAGCACGAAGACGAGAAAGAAGAATCCGAGGACCTTGTAGGCCCTTTCACAGAAGAAGTAATGAATTTCGAACTGCCGAAGAGGTTCACTCTGCCGTTGACCCTCACGCCCTACGATGGACTCGGAGACCCAAGGAAGTTCATAAAGAAATTCCGATCAATAATGATCGTCAATG GTTCCATTTCGCGCTTTTATCAGCTGGCGAAGTTATTCGAAGAACATTTCGCCGGATCTGCAATATACTTGCACGATTCCGATTACCTGAACACCATCAAGCAAGGAACGAACGAAAGCCTAAAGGACTATATGACTCGCTTTACCAAGGTCGCAATCAACATACCAGATCTCCATCCCGAAGTCCATCTACATGCAATTAAAAGCGGCCTCCGACCTGGGAAATTCCAGGAAACAATCGCAATAGCAAAACCGAAGACCCTAGCAGAATTTCGAGAGAAAGCAAAAGGACAAATTGACATCGAGGAGCTCAGACAAGCTCGGAAATCTGACAAGTCACACTTCCGCGAAGAAGATAAGAGTTCAACCATTAAGAAAAGTTTTAAACTAACACCCAGATTTGATTCTTATACGCAGTTCAACACCAAGAGGGAGGACATAATCAAGGAGATCTTGAACTCCAAACTAATTAAGCCACCAAGAAAGGCCGGCACATACCAGGATGCAAAGCATGTGGACAAATCAAAGTACTGCGCTTTCCACCAAAAACACGGCCACAACACTGATGATTGTGTGGTCGCCAAAGACCTCTTAGAACGACTAGCAAGACAAGGACACCTAGACAAATACATTAGTGGTCACATCCAAAAGCGCAGCCACAGTTCAACAACAAACGACCTCTCTGAACAAAACCGAGGAAAAGAGAAGGCAGCTTCAAACCAATATGAAAGGCGACGAGGTATAATCAATTGTATTTCAGGAGGATACGCAAGTGGGGGATACTCAAACTCGGCAAGAAAAAGGTCGTTCCGAGCAATATGCTCGGTAGAAGGACCAAAGCAAGATGTAGCAATCAATAACCCACAACCAGAGGTCACTTTCACACAGGCCGACCTCAACTCTAACATACAAAATCTGGATGACCCTGTGGTAATCACACTCCAGCTGGGAGACCTATTAGTGAAAAAAGTCCTCTTGGATCCTGGGAGCAGTGCCGACGTTCTGTTTTACTCCACATTTCAAAAGATGAAGCTCAGCGACAACATGCTACAGACCGCAGGAGGCGACTTGGTCGGCTTCTCAGGAGAACGAGTTCCAATACTCGGATCAGTGTGGTTACAGACCACACTGGGTGAGCAACCCTTTTCAAAAACTAATGATATTCAATATTTAGTAGTGGATTGTTTCAGCCCATATAACCTTATTCTTGGCCGACCTTTTTTGAATAAATTCGGCGCCATTGTATCTACAGTTCATCTCTGTGTGAAGTTTCCAGTGCAGGGCGATCAGGTCGCAACAATCCATGGAGACCATAAGGAGGCGCGACAGTGTTACAACATCAGTTTAAAATTCCAAAACCGTGCAACACAACAAGTCAACAATGTTGACCTCAACCAGAAGGAAGGCATACTGGCCGACCTCGACCCAAGAGCTGATTTCCTCGAGCGCCCGAAACCATCGGACGACTTACAAAAGTATATTTCAACAATGACCCTAACAAATTTACATATGTAG